From the genome of Marixanthomonas ophiurae, one region includes:
- the porK gene encoding T9SS ring complex lipoprotein PorK/GldK has protein sequence MKKFIALAAIVAFLYSCNSGDRGELVGAEGKKWHPEKPYGMTLIPGGSFIMGKADDDFVAVNDAPTKTVTVRSFYMDETEVTNAEYRQFVEWVRDSTVRLKLAILADEMGETPGNGGIGDFAFVDQESEEMTPWEQYNYDNYYGMGEDFYAGRKINNDIDLIWDTSEFPDEFYSEVMDTMYIPAEEAYNGQRTIDVDKLKFQYTYMDIGAAAKAKGKDRKDFIKKEEIQIYPDTTVWIKDFNYSYNEPMHNDYFWHEAYGDYPVVGVSWKQAKAFCAWRTLYKNAYQKSRDRQQVNSFRLPGEAEWEYAARGGLESATYPWGGPYAKNDRGCFMANFKPLRGDYAADQALYTVEADAYEPNDYNLYNMSGNVSEWVASSYDPASYEYSSTMNPNVNDPDNMRKVVRGGSWKDVAYFLQVSTRDYEYADSARSYIGFRTVQDYMGTDVTLNNNFGDGR, from the coding sequence ATGAAGAAGTTTATTGCATTAGCTGCGATTGTTGCCTTTCTATACAGTTGTAACTCCGGAGACCGGGGCGAATTGGTAGGGGCAGAAGGTAAGAAATGGCACCCCGAAAAACCATACGGGATGACCCTTATCCCAGGTGGATCTTTCATCATGGGTAAAGCAGACGACGATTTTGTGGCCGTTAACGATGCGCCAACAAAAACGGTTACCGTCCGCTCTTTTTATATGGACGAAACTGAAGTTACAAATGCCGAATATCGGCAGTTTGTTGAATGGGTGCGTGACTCTACAGTACGACTTAAACTTGCTATCTTAGCTGATGAAATGGGTGAGACACCTGGCAATGGTGGTATTGGTGATTTTGCTTTTGTAGATCAAGAAAGTGAAGAAATGACCCCGTGGGAGCAATACAATTATGATAATTACTACGGTATGGGAGAAGATTTCTATGCCGGAAGGAAGATAAATAATGACATTGATTTAATTTGGGATACATCAGAATTTCCAGATGAGTTTTATTCCGAAGTAATGGATACCATGTACATTCCTGCTGAAGAAGCATATAATGGACAGCGTACAATAGATGTTGATAAGCTAAAATTTCAATATACCTATATGGATATTGGTGCTGCTGCAAAAGCAAAAGGAAAAGACAGAAAAGATTTTATTAAAAAAGAAGAAATACAAATTTATCCAGACACAACAGTTTGGATTAAAGATTTCAACTACTCTTATAATGAGCCTATGCATAACGATTACTTTTGGCACGAGGCATACGGAGACTATCCCGTGGTAGGAGTAAGTTGGAAACAGGCAAAAGCTTTTTGCGCATGGAGAACCTTGTACAAAAACGCATATCAAAAATCAAGAGACCGCCAGCAAGTAAACTCGTTCCGTCTTCCAGGCGAAGCAGAGTGGGAATATGCGGCTAGAGGTGGTTTAGAATCTGCAACGTACCCTTGGGGTGGTCCTTATGCTAAAAACGATAGAGGTTGTTTTATGGCAAACTTTAAGCCATTGCGTGGGGATTACGCAGCAGATCAAGCACTTTATACTGTCGAGGCAGATGCTTATGAGCCTAATGATTATAACTTATATAATATGTCAGGTAACGTAAGCGAATGGGTTGCATCTTCTTATGATCCTGCTTCTTATGAATACTCGTCTACTATGAACCCAAATGTAAACGATCCCGATAATATGCGTAAAGTGGTTCGAGGCGGTTCTTGGAAAGATGTTGCGTACTTCTTACAAGTAAGTACTCGTGATTACGAATATGCTGATTCTGCCCGTAGTTATATCGGTTTCAGAACCGTTCAAGATTACATGGGTACCGATGTAACGCTTAACAATAACTTTGGCGACGGACGATAA
- the porL gene encoding type IX secretion system motor protein PorL/GldL, whose amino-acid sequence MAQSRSSKKLFNTAYGLGASIVIMGALFKILHWEIGPLTGGLLLAVGLITEAIIFAISAFEPVDDDLDWSLVYPELAGGQTMGKKAEQPKDAEGLLSKKLDEMLKDARIDSELMNSLSTSIRSFEGAAKGMAPTAEAMSSTKKYSEEMALAAAQMESLNSLYKVQVESTSRQTEVNEQVAENATQLKQQMEHLATNLSSLNGVYGGMLSAMNRN is encoded by the coding sequence ATGGCACAGTCAAGATCATCCAAAAAACTGTTTAATACGGCCTATGGCCTTGGAGCTTCTATTGTTATTATGGGAGCATTATTTAAAATTCTTCATTGGGAGATAGGACCTTTAACTGGAGGCTTGCTTTTAGCAGTAGGTCTTATTACCGAAGCAATCATTTTTGCCATTTCGGCTTTTGAGCCTGTTGATGATGATTTAGACTGGTCTTTGGTATATCCTGAATTAGCAGGAGGCCAAACTATGGGTAAAAAGGCTGAGCAACCTAAGGATGCAGAAGGTCTATTGTCTAAAAAATTAGACGAAATGTTAAAAGACGCCCGTATTGATTCAGAATTAATGAACAGCCTAAGCACAAGTATCCGTTCTTTTGAAGGTGCCGCCAAAGGAATGGCTCCAACTGCTGAAGCGATGAGTTCAACAAAAAAGTATAGCGAGGAAATGGCGTTGGCAGCAGCGCAAATGGAATCGTTGAATAGCTTGTATAAAGTACAAGTAGAATCTACTAGCCGTCAAACGGAAGTAAACGAGCAAGTAGCAGAAAACGCTACCCAATTGAAACAACAAATGGAACATTTGGCGACCAACCTTTCTTCTCTTAACGGAGTATATGGTGGAATGCTTTCAGCAATGAACAGAAACTAA